ACCCGTAATCACTGGCCGTTTCTCTCCCGCACTGATTGTTGCTTTTTTGTTGTGAGTGGTGACCAGCGTCGGAGCGGAAAGGATGGTGACGTCAGAATCTGTGGCAGCGGTTTGAAAAACGGTGGACAGGGTGAAGTTCTCAAGCGTTGCCCCGATTCTCACGGGCAAATCAGAGATGATATTGCTCACCTCACCTTCTGAGTTGAGCAGCTGATTGATCCCGATCGTGATTTCATCGGTTTCGTCGAGAATCACTCCAAAACTGTCAATGCCCCGGTTGTATTTATCTCCAATGTTTACCTCCGCAATGATCACATCGATCTTCACTTGCGCGAGGATGACGTCAACCTTCTCAATCAGGTCCGAAATGTACCGGATATCACTGGAGGTTCCGAAGGCGATGATCGCATTGCTGCGCTCATCGGACTCGATCGTGATGTAGGGACTGAACTGGTCCGTTGTTCCTTCAACACCTGTCGACCCCCTCACGATTTCTGTAGCATTTCCCTCTGCGCGTGGCACGACGGGACGACTGCTGTTACTACTGCTGCGGGTGGCTGAAGACTGTCCGGAAACCAGAGCATTAAGCAGAGACGCCACTTCCTCCGACTTTGCGTGTTTCAGATAAAATACTTCGGTGCGCGTCAGTGGTGCTGCATCCACATCCAAGCTTGAAATCACGGATTCGATGATCTCAACATTGGACGGATGAGTGAGGATAATGATCTGGTTCGTACGATCATCCGACTCAAAGAACGTTTCTCCGTCCAGGTAACGGGCAAGTGGTCCACTGGCCATGGTGCTCAGGCGCTGTTTCAGATCCTCCGCCGAAATGTAGTTCAGCGTGCGAAAGATCATCTGCGTATTCATCTTTACTGGCACATCAACCCGGTTCAGCAGGCGTTCGATCTGTTGCAGGTTGGTCAGACTGTCCGTGACCATAATGGCATTTGCCTTGCGCAGCACCAACTGTGTGGAAAGCCCCGGTGTCTGCAGGTTGTTCACGATCTGGGTCACTTCGTCCAGATTCAAATGCTGGATATCAAATACCTTGGAGTAGTGTCGCTGTGTGGGTGGCAGCGCGAGCGTAGAACCCACGAGGATATCCGGTGACTGATAACGGATGCTCGCCGTGGGGACCGCTTTGATGAACTTGTCGCCTAGAGAAGTAACCGATACTCCGTTGAGCGTCAGGATTGTCTCAAGTGCCTGCACCGCCTCTGCGCGCGTCAAGCTGCCACGGCTGTTGAAATTCAGCAATGGCGTCGGGAGCGATTCCTGCTGAAGCACCGTCTTGCCGGTCAGTTCCTCCAGGTAGCGAAACACGCTCATAACGGGTTCATCCACGAAAACAATCGCGTTGACGACATCATCGGCGTTGAGTCCAGGAGCAAAGCGCGTGCTGTCCCTCAACTCCGGCGGAAGCGGTGGTGGTGTAAAATTGGGCGGTGGTGACGATGGCTGAGCGATCAAGGTTGTATTAAAGACGCAGCCAAGGACAAAGTAACCGAAGGTTCTGCAAATGTTCCTGCCTGCACGACGGCGAGTCAGGTGAATTGACTTGGCTTGCATCAGCCCGGCGAATCGATTGCGAATAAATGTCACGGTCAGCATTAGCGATTGAGTTCAAAGGATGTCACCCGAACTTCACCGCGCAGGAGTTCCGGTGCGGCGGGTTCAGGTTGGATTAACATATAGTCCATTCCCAGATAAGGATAGTGGGACTTCACGGCATTTTCAAAATCGATGAGCGTGCGCAACGTGGCCCGGGATACCGGAACCGTCAGTACATGCTCGGTGAACACGTTGCCACGGCGGGATACAGGACGCGCAATCGAGGTCTGCAGTCCCACCTGTTTTGCGATTTGGTCCATCACTTCCAGCATCTGGTTGACTGAGTAGGTTTTGGATGCATCCAAATCGCCCAGTGCCCGTTCCAGGCGCTCATCGAGGGCAGATTCCCTGTCGAGCCAGAGCTGTTGGGTTTCAAATTCCGCAGCGGCGACACGCGATGTCTGCACCGAGGATGCCAGCGCTTGAATGGCATCGGTAAACAACCAGAGGAAGGCGATGCTCACGATGCCACACAACAGCAACTGTTCCCGCAATGTGCGCCGGTCAAACCACACTTTCGAACGAGTCAAAATGCTTCTCAGTTGCTTCATTGATGCTCCCCTACTGCTGCCACTTCCATCTCATCAAAGCTGAGATTTGCACGAAAAAAATACGCAACCCCCTGATTGATGCGCGTGATCTCTACGGTGACCGACTCCAAACGATTCAGTTCGTTCAATGCATCACGAAACTGGTTAATGAGTGCCGTTCCATTTTCCTCCGCAAGTCCGTCAATCTGGAGGTGGTTTCCATCGTATGCACGCACCTCCGAAAAGAATATCCCGTCCGGGCGCACCCGGTTTACCACATCGAGCATCGCCAGCGGTTGCAGTCGGGCAGCCGAGCCACTCTCAAAGACCTGAAGATTGCGTTCCTTGCCTTCGATGACCTCCACTCGCTGCTGCCGCTCAGCAAGGGTTTGCAATTTTGCCTCAAGGGTACCCGACCACAGGGCATTCAGGCCAAGCAATGCCAAAGCCAGCAGTAAGCCGATACAACTGCCTGCCGTCGTCATCCACAGCCATTGATTCCAGCGTGCTCCCTGGTAAGCCCTCTGTTTGACGAGCGGATCCCGCACATCGGCGCGGGCGGCTTGGACAGCGTTCAACTCCAGGCGGACTTCCGCTCCATCGCCATCGATGCACGCCCACGAAAGTTGGTTTTTCCAGTTTCGCTGCAAATCCTTCCAGCGATAGATTCCCGGATGCAGCGGTAGATCCAGCCAGGGTAAATCCCGGAACAGATCCGCACGCAGGCGCTCCACCCGTGCGATGTCATCCGTCTCACCCTCAAAGCGAACACAGTGCACTTCCTGCGGAAGTTTTCCCGCTTGATCAAATACCAACAAGATCAGCTGCTGGTCGCAAACCGCCGTTACCACACAAGGCTTTTCAACGGACAGCCCCAGAAATGGAAAAAAACTCGGGTAGGCTGCCTCGTCCTGTGCAAGTTCATCAAGGGTTGGTTCAAGACTCTCCCGCTGCGCAGCGTACACCAGTGCCGAGTCACCCTCACCATTGACCCATGCTCCAAAACTCAGGTGTTCGAGCGCAAAGGGAGCGATGGCTTCAAGCTGGGTTTCGATTGCAGTGTCAAGTTCCGCCGTCGTCATTCCTGCCGGGAACGTGATGCGCTCCGTATAAAACGCCTCACCCGGCAGGAATCGAGCGATACGCTCCACCTTCTCTGATAACTGCGGTGCCTGTGGTTCGGTTTGCGTCATTGGAGCCATGAGTGTTTCAGCTGCGACCATCCTACATATTTTCCCTGATGACAAGAACTTCAAAACGACTACCACCGGAATCACTGGAGCGGGGTGCGGTCACTTCGGTGCGAGTCTCGTCTTCCGCATCCGCAGAGTCCGGTTGCGCCGGGTCGGATGCAGGCAATGTCGGTGGAGTGGCACCTCCCTGTTGCACCCAAACCTCCAGCCGATAGCGGTAACTCTCGAAGCGTTCCAATTCGATGCGAATGCGGAGCAGGTTTGTCGATGTGGCATACAAGGCGTTTTCCGGATTGCTTCCCAACGCGGCATTCAGCACTGGCGGTATCCCATGCTCACTCAGATCAACCCAGCGATCATCCATCGTTCCCCGAACGCGATCCTGTCCCGCCAGATAACGTTCCAGTCCCAGTGGATTGAGATCGTGCAGCAGCTCATAAAACCGCAACAAATCGGGTCCTGCTACGTTGAGATTCGGACGTTCGCCATGTGCAACGGTCAGCATGGAGGTGAAGCGTTCAAAAAGTTCTGGCTGATACGCTCTGCTTTCGGGATCCAGCCAATCCCGAAATCCCATCATGTACTGAAATTCAGAGATATCCTGCAAACTTCGATTGACAGGCGTCAGCAACAACCGCGTCCGGTCATTCTCATACTCCCTCGCCTCTGCACCCCTCACCCGCGTTTCATCATCGGCATCGATCCAGTCAAAATACACATCGCGCAGCCGCATCGCTGTAAAACCGTCAATTCCCAGACTCTCGAGCAACAGGGCAAAAGTGGATTCATCCAGCAGGGAAAGCGGCAGTTGTGTTGCCAGATCTTCGACGACCACCACCGCGCGCAAGCCCTCGTACGGAATCGGAAAGGGTTCATAAAGCAAAGGATCACCCCACCCCTGCAATGCCGACACAAAGTCACTGTCAAACTGCTCAAATTCCTCAAGCACCCCTAGCGTATGAGTCAGATAATCCCGTGCGATCCTTCGCATGTCTTCATTGCCCGCGGTCTGTGCACGGTAGCGTACCCGATCCTCTACATCTCCCAGAAACAGTACCACGATCACGGTCAGGATGAACAGAAAGACCAGCGTGGCGATCAGCGCCACACCGCGCTGATGTGAGGGTCGTCCGCTACGCTGAAGTGTTTTCAACGGAGTGAGAGTCATGAGGATACCTCCGGATTCAAGGATAACTCTTGATTCAGGTAGAGCGTTCGCCGGGTTAACTCCCGTCCCTCCACTTCAAAGATCAGCGCATCCGGCACACCTCGCTCGCCTGGATCATAGTTGCGAAGGTGGGGTTCGATCTCCCATCGCTTCTGCTCAGCATCCCAGTAGGCATAGCTCAGGCTGATCCAGTCAAGGGCCAACGGGAAGCGGTAAAGGTGATCCTCGACCCGATAATTCGTAAACCCCATGCGCTCCACTTTCGCATCATCCGGGTGCCAAATCAACGAGACTCCTTCCCGTGTATCAAAGCGCAAATACATTCGGGTAACGGTGTGGTCCGTCCATCGACCCGTCATCAGAAATGCTGGGGGTTCGGGCGTCAGCCATGAGAGATACACCGGATCGTATGCCGAGGCTCCCGGCAGA
Above is a window of Puniceicoccaceae bacterium DNA encoding:
- a CDS encoding prepilin-type N-terminal cleavage/methylation domain-containing protein, which encodes MKRSYPISRKGRANRAERGFTLIEVLLALVVSVMVMTACGMLYYSIALAWIDHRQGDVELQHEHSIFAFLEQEWVIQPNLPSQLPGSVDGSLSWQSLPGASAYDPVYLSWLTPEPPAFLMTGRWTDHTVTRMYLRFDTREGVSLIWHPDDAKVERMGFTNYRVEDHLYRFPLALDWISLSYAYWDAEQKRWEIEPHLRNYDPGERGVPDALIFEVEGRELTRRTLYLNQELSLNPEVSS
- a CDS encoding secretin N-terminal domain-containing protein produces the protein MQAKSIHLTRRRAGRNICRTFGYFVLGCVFNTTLIAQPSSPPPNFTPPPLPPELRDSTRFAPGLNADDVVNAIVFVDEPVMSVFRYLEELTGKTVLQQESLPTPLLNFNSRGSLTRAEAVQALETILTLNGVSVTSLGDKFIKAVPTASIRYQSPDILVGSTLALPPTQRHYSKVFDIQHLNLDEVTQIVNNLQTPGLSTQLVLRKANAIMVTDSLTNLQQIERLLNRVDVPVKMNTQMIFRTLNYISAEDLKQRLSTMASGPLARYLDGETFFESDDRTNQIIILTHPSNVEIIESVISSLDVDAAPLTRTEVFYLKHAKSEEVASLLNALVSGQSSATRSSSNSSRPVVPRAEGNATEIVRGSTGVEGTTDQFSPYITIESDERSNAIIAFGTSSDIRYISDLIEKVDVILAQVKIDVIIAEVNIGDKYNRGIDSFGVILDETDEITIGINQLLNSEGEVSNIISDLPVRIGATLENFTLSTVFQTAATDSDVTILSAPTLVTTHNKKATISAGEKRPVITGSSTDTTGSSIRSEVKLEDIGIELNVTPLIGSNGVVQLEIEQTIGTVNGTTLIDGNEQPIIGSRSATSYVSVGDGDVIVLGGLQEVRERLIEGRMFLLGQIPLLGDWIFSSKRRENTRLDLVIFIRPQVIYTTEQANQLSREIIRDNVQQSRIDGYLENLRIPNKEE